In the genome of Candidatus Binatia bacterium, the window GGGCGTGAAGCGAACCAAGACGGGGCTGTCGACCGACGTGGACGTACTCTCCCGCCTGGCGGCGATCCATCCGCTGCCGCAGAAGATCCTCGACTACCGCTCGGTCGCCAAGCTGAAGTCGACCTATGTCGACGCCCTGCAGGCGGCGTTGAATCCGCAAACCGGGCGTTTGCACACGACGTTCAATCAGACGGTTGCGACCACGGGCAGATTAAGCTCAAGCGATCCGAACCTGCAGAACATTCCGGTCCGGACGGAAGAGGGGCGCCGCATCCGGCAGGCGTTCGTAGCGGCCGATGGCTGCCGTCTGGTGGTCGCGGACTACTCCCAGATAGAGCTGAGATTGCTGGCGCATCTATCCGGGGACGCGGCGTTGGTCGCCGCCTTTCAGGCCGGGGATGACGTACATACGCGGACCGCAGCCGAGGTGTTCGAGGTACTACCTGGTGTGGTAAGCGCAGAAATGCGCCGAGCCGCGAAGGCGATCAACTTCGGTATAATCTATGGCATGGGTCCGCCACGGCTGGCGCGCGAACTGGGGATCCCGCTCGAACGGGCGGAAGCGTACATCGGTAACTACTTTGCGCGCTATGCGGGAGTGCGTTCTTATCTGGAGGCGACGCTGGCCGAGGCGAGGGAGCGCGGCTACGTGACGACGCTTCTGGGGCGCCGGCGCGGGGTGCCCGATCTGATCAGTGTGGACCGGCGGGTTGCCCAGGCCGCGGAGCGCGTAGCGGCGAACACGCCCATCCAGGGCTCGGCCGCCGACCTGATCAAACTGGCAATGGTCGCCATCGACCGCCGTATCCGCGCCGAGCGGCTGCCGGTTGCAATGCTCTTGCAGGTGCATGACGAACTCGTTTTCGAGGTGCCCGAGGCGCGGTGCGACGAGGTTGCCACACTGGTGTGCCGAGAGATGGAAACGGTGTATCCGCTGCGCGTGCCGCTGCGCGTCGACGTGGGCAGCGGTCGAACGTGGGCAGAGGCTCACTGAAGAGCTGAATAACGACTATGGCAGCCCGTCTATAGGGTGTCGCGGTGGAGCGCAGCGACGGAGATCTGGTCCGGGCGGTCCGCCACGGCGACCGGGACGCGTTTCGGGTCCTCGTGGAGCGGTACCAGCGGAAGGTTACCGCGGTGGCGCTCGGTATGGTCCGGAACCGGGAGGATGCGCTCGATATCGCCCAGGAAACCTTCGTCAAGGCATTCGAAAGCCTGCAGAACTTCAAAGGTGATTCGAGCTTTTACACATGGATCTACCGCATCGTCGTGAATCTGGCCATCGACTTCCGCCGCCGCGAACGGCGGCGGCCGACGGTGCCAATCGAGGAACCGGCGAACGCGGAAGGCGATCGGGGCTATACGCTCCAGCTGAAGGAGGAGCGGCTGGCGGACCCCTTCGAGCAAGCGCAGGCGCGGGAAATCGGCGCGCGGGTGGCGGCCGCGGTAGACGAGTTGACCCCCGATCACAAAGCCGTCATACTCCTGCGCGAAGTGGAAGGTCTCTCCTACGAAGAGATCAGTCGGGTGATGCAGTGCTCGAAAGGTACCGTCATGAGTCGGCTGCATTATGCCCGGAAAAAACTCCAGAAGAAGTTGCAGGACTGCCTGTAGGTCTTGCGCCGCAACAGGGTTCCGCGGAACGACCGTCGAGGATGCCACATGACGTGCCGTGAAGCGGCCAACCTGATTCCCCTCCTGTTCGATGGCGAGTTGGCACCGCACCAGATGCGTGCGGTGGTGCTGCACAGCACGCTGTGCCCCGAGTGCGAGGTGGAGTTACGCAGCCTCGAGCATCTCCAAAAGCTCGTGCGTGGTAGCGTGAGCGCGGCGGTCGACGGCATAGATTTCAGCGATTTCTGGCCCGGGATCGAACGGCGGTTGGTCGTCGAACCGCGCACCCTCTGGCAGCGACTCGTACAGTGGTGGGAAGGTACCGAGCGCTGGCCGGTCCGCGTGCCGGCCTACGCCGCACTCGCAGCGGCCGCTGCATTTGCGATGTTCTATGCGGCCCAGTCCGGCCGCCCTGCCGCACCGGGGCAGCTCCAGATGGCTGCGGGCGGAGCGGCCTGGATCGACTCGGTGGACGCGGACGTCGAGGCCGTTCTGTTGCTGGAAGATCGGGAATCGCAGACCGCTCTGCTCTGGGTGGGTGACCGATTCCCGGGTGAGGCGGAGTGACGGTGCGATCCGGGGTCGTTGTTGCCGCG includes:
- a CDS encoding sigma-70 family RNA polymerase sigma factor; the encoded protein is MERSDGDLVRAVRHGDRDAFRVLVERYQRKVTAVALGMVRNREDALDIAQETFVKAFESLQNFKGDSSFYTWIYRIVVNLAIDFRRRERRRPTVPIEEPANAEGDRGYTLQLKEERLADPFEQAQAREIGARVAAAVDELTPDHKAVILLREVEGLSYEEISRVMQCSKGTVMSRLHYARKKLQKKLQDCL
- a CDS encoding zf-HC2 domain-containing protein, whose protein sequence is MTCREAANLIPLLFDGELAPHQMRAVVLHSTLCPECEVELRSLEHLQKLVRGSVSAAVDGIDFSDFWPGIERRLVVEPRTLWQRLVQWWEGTERWPVRVPAYAALAAAAAFAMFYAAQSGRPAAPGQLQMAAGGAAWIDSVDADVEAVLLLEDRESQTALLWVGDRFPGEAE